The following are encoded together in the Roseivirga misakiensis genome:
- a CDS encoding ABC transporter ATP-binding protein — protein sequence MSTYGRIISYAKPYHRYFPQYIVFALLAIIFSLLNLALLEPLFAVIFENDDDGKNLAELADTTGLSFGVDYIKASFYQELIKFRDTYGQSSMLIYVSIVIGISALLSNLFTYISNVIMGYMRADLIEKIRNKVFNSTSKLHLGFFAGERKGDIMSRMTNDVQEIEVTLMSSIKVFFREPATIILYLAFLFSSSVKLTLFTLIFFPIMGLIISEIVKKLKKKAKLSQESLGRIVNLMDETFGGMRVIKAFNARDYVGNLFETETRTYRKINVSMARKNELASPVSQFLGILVVATLLVVGGNLVLDGETTMKAPGLLVYIVVFSQILNPAKSISQSISNIQRGMASAERIFKLIDEKPLIQDSDKVQDKTNFESEISFKNVGFTYEKEAVLKSINLTIKKGQTIALVGSSGAGKSTLADLVPRFYDTTEGDITIDGVSIKDIKVDALRDLMGIVTQESILFNDTVAKNIAFAMPNANQDDIVKAAKIANAHDFIMELENGYETSVGERGGKLSGGQRQRLSIARAIMKNPPILILDEATSALDTESEKLVQEALTNLMKNRTSLVIAHRLSTIQHADNILVMDKGQIVEQGNHEALIQQKGIYDKLINMQSIA from the coding sequence ATGAGCACTTACGGTCGGATTATTTCATACGCCAAGCCTTATCACAGGTACTTCCCTCAATACATTGTTTTTGCCTTGCTGGCTATCATCTTCAGCTTGTTAAACCTTGCCTTACTCGAACCTTTGTTCGCAGTAATATTTGAAAATGATGACGATGGAAAAAACCTAGCCGAACTCGCTGACACCACAGGGTTGTCGTTTGGTGTAGACTATATAAAGGCTAGTTTTTATCAAGAACTTATCAAGTTTCGAGATACTTATGGACAAAGTAGCATGCTGATCTATGTGAGTATAGTGATCGGCATATCTGCACTGTTATCAAACTTGTTCACCTATATCTCAAATGTGATTATGGGCTATATGCGAGCAGATTTAATCGAAAAAATCCGTAATAAGGTCTTCAATAGTACTTCAAAGCTTCATTTAGGATTCTTTGCTGGAGAGAGAAAGGGTGACATTATGTCTAGGATGACTAATGACGTGCAAGAAATTGAAGTTACACTCATGAGTTCCATTAAGGTGTTCTTCCGAGAGCCTGCGACAATAATTCTCTACCTAGCTTTTCTATTTAGTTCATCGGTAAAGCTCACTTTGTTCACGCTGATCTTCTTCCCGATCATGGGATTGATAATTTCCGAAATCGTCAAAAAACTCAAGAAAAAGGCCAAGCTAAGCCAGGAAAGTCTAGGAAGAATCGTAAACCTGATGGATGAGACATTTGGTGGAATGCGGGTTATTAAAGCATTTAATGCACGAGATTATGTGGGAAACCTCTTTGAAACAGAAACTAGGACGTATAGAAAAATCAACGTTTCTATGGCTCGTAAAAATGAGCTAGCCTCACCTGTTTCGCAGTTCTTGGGTATTCTGGTGGTTGCCACACTATTGGTGGTTGGAGGAAACCTTGTCTTAGATGGAGAAACGACCATGAAGGCACCTGGTCTATTGGTCTACATCGTGGTTTTCAGTCAGATTTTAAACCCGGCCAAGAGTATTTCACAATCAATCAGTAATATCCAGCGTGGAATGGCCTCGGCAGAGCGAATCTTTAAGTTAATAGACGAAAAACCTCTTATCCAGGATAGCGACAAGGTTCAGGATAAGACAAATTTCGAATCTGAGATTAGCTTTAAAAATGTTGGCTTTACCTACGAAAAAGAAGCTGTCTTAAAAAGCATCAACCTTACCATCAAAAAAGGCCAAACGATCGCCTTGGTTGGTTCTTCAGGTGCAGGAAAATCCACGTTAGCTGATCTTGTTCCTCGCTTTTATGATACCACCGAAGGAGATATTACCATTGATGGTGTTTCGATTAAAGATATAAAAGTGGACGCTTTGCGAGACCTAATGGGCATTGTGACGCAAGAGTCTATCCTTTTTAATGACACTGTCGCTAAAAATATAGCGTTTGCCATGCCAAATGCCAATCAGGATGACATTGTGAAAGCCGCTAAAATTGCAAATGCGCACGATTTCATCATGGAACTTGAAAATGGTTATGAAACAAGTGTAGGTGAGCGTGGCGGGAAACTTTCTGGCGGTCAAAGACAAAGGCTCAGCATTGCACGCGCGATTATGAAAAACCCACCAATTTTGATTTTGGATGAGGCTACTTCCGCCCTAGACACAGAATCAGAAAAGCTAGTCCAGGAGGCACTTACCAACCTTATGAAGAACAGAACTTCTTTAGTAATTGCCCACAGACTCAGTACCATCCAACATGCCGATAATATATTGGTAATGGACAAGGGGCAAATTGTCGAACAAGGAAACCACGAGGCTCTAATTCAGCAAAAAGGCATCTACGATAAACTCATTAATATGCAGTCGATAGCTTAA
- the lpcA gene encoding D-sedoheptulose 7-phosphate isomerase, translated as MSHRKLILDELKEAAKVLDQFLSDDANLSLIESAAKTMSDAINNGGKIFSCGNGGSHCDAMHFAEELTGRYREDRKALPAIAISDPSHISCVSNDFGYDFIFSRYIEGLGSAGDVLLGISTSGNSKNVLRAAEMAKQKKMKVVALTGKNGGPLADVADIEIRVPHFGYADRIQEIHIKIIHILIQLIEKQTLDSQ; from the coding sequence ATGAGTCATCGGAAACTAATTTTAGACGAACTGAAAGAAGCAGCTAAAGTGCTCGATCAATTTCTTTCAGATGATGCTAACCTCTCTCTAATAGAAAGTGCAGCAAAAACGATGTCTGATGCTATAAATAATGGAGGGAAGATATTTTCATGTGGAAATGGTGGCTCCCATTGCGATGCCATGCATTTTGCCGAAGAATTGACTGGAAGATATAGGGAGGACAGAAAAGCACTACCAGCGATTGCTATTTCAGACCCTAGTCATATTTCATGTGTTTCTAATGACTTTGGTTACGACTTTATCTTCTCGCGATATATAGAGGGTTTGGGAAGTGCCGGCGATGTACTTTTAGGGATTAGCACGAGCGGCAATTCCAAAAACGTTTTACGGGCGGCCGAAATGGCAAAGCAAAAAAAGATGAAGGTAGTGGCATTGACAGGCAAAAACGGAGGGCCACTTGCCGATGTCGCCGATATTGAGATTCGTGTACCCCATTTTGGCTATGCTGACAGAATTCAGGAAATCCATATCAAGATTATCCACATTTTAATTCAATTGATAGAAAAACAAACCCTTGATTCTCAGTAA
- a CDS encoding YifB family Mg chelatase-like AAA ATPase, which produces MLSKGFGSAVYGVDAQIITIEVNIVDGLKFHLSGLPDNAVKESQHRIESVFKYYGYRMPRRKVVVNMAPADIRKEGSAYDLPIALGVLKTSGQIQAESLDKFVVMGELALDGTLRPIKGALPIAIEARKKGFKGFILPEENANEAAIVNDLDVIGVKSLQEAIDYLDNKRQIDPVIYDTREHFYDNLDNYEADFAHVQGQENIKRALEIAAAGGHNVIMIGPPGAGKTMLAKRLPSILPPLSLHEALETTKIHSVAGRLGSNAELITQRPYRSPHHTISDVALVGGGGVPQPGEISLAHNGILFLDELPEFKRTVLEVMRQPLEERKVTISRAKLTVDFPSNFMLITSMNPCPCGYYNHPEKECVCGSGQVQRYLNKVSGPLLDRIDLHVEVTPVSFDQMTQNRKAESSAEIRERVIKAREIQQERLESLGIHSNAMMGSQMVKEVCQINDGGRILLKKAMERLGLSARAYDRILKVSRTIADLAGKDDIQIEHLAEAIQYRSLDREGWAG; this is translated from the coding sequence ATTCTCAGTAAAGGATTCGGTAGCGCTGTCTACGGCGTAGACGCTCAAATAATTACGATTGAAGTTAATATCGTTGACGGATTAAAATTCCATCTATCAGGTCTTCCAGACAACGCAGTCAAAGAAAGCCAGCACAGAATAGAATCTGTTTTTAAGTATTACGGTTACCGTATGCCACGTAGAAAAGTGGTGGTGAATATGGCACCCGCCGATATCCGTAAAGAAGGTTCGGCATACGACCTCCCGATCGCACTCGGTGTATTGAAAACATCGGGTCAAATTCAAGCCGAATCACTTGATAAATTTGTCGTCATGGGCGAGCTGGCGTTAGATGGCACTCTTCGCCCGATCAAAGGTGCCCTACCAATTGCCATTGAAGCCCGAAAGAAAGGTTTTAAAGGATTCATTCTACCAGAAGAAAATGCTAATGAAGCAGCGATCGTTAATGATCTAGACGTTATTGGTGTAAAAAGCCTACAAGAGGCGATCGATTACTTGGATAATAAAAGACAGATTGACCCTGTAATCTATGATACGCGAGAGCATTTCTATGATAACCTGGATAACTATGAAGCCGATTTTGCCCACGTGCAAGGTCAAGAAAACATAAAGCGTGCGCTAGAAATAGCTGCAGCTGGAGGTCACAATGTTATCATGATTGGCCCACCAGGGGCCGGAAAAACCATGTTAGCCAAAAGACTTCCTTCAATTTTACCACCACTCTCCCTTCATGAGGCTCTAGAAACAACTAAGATTCACTCTGTAGCTGGGCGGTTAGGAAGCAACGCCGAACTTATTACCCAAAGGCCATATAGAAGTCCACATCATACAATATCTGATGTCGCCTTGGTTGGAGGTGGTGGCGTACCACAACCGGGAGAAATTTCGCTAGCACACAATGGTATCCTATTTTTAGATGAACTTCCTGAGTTCAAAAGAACGGTCTTAGAAGTAATGCGCCAACCGCTTGAAGAAAGAAAAGTCACTATTTCTAGAGCGAAATTAACAGTAGACTTTCCTAGTAATTTTATGCTAATCACAAGCATGAACCCTTGCCCTTGCGGCTACTATAATCACCCAGAAAAAGAATGTGTCTGCGGATCAGGACAAGTTCAGCGATACCTCAACAAAGTCAGTGGTCCCCTTTTAGATAGGATTGACTTGCATGTAGAGGTTACCCCGGTCTCCTTCGACCAAATGACGCAAAATCGCAAGGCAGAGAGTAGCGCAGAAATTCGTGAAAGAGTGATAAAAGCGCGTGAAATTCAACAGGAAAGATTAGAATCATTGGGAATTCACTCAAATGCCATGATGGGTAGTCAAATGGTCAAAGAAGTCTGTCAAATCAATGATGGAGGTCGAATTCTCTTGAAAAAAGCCATGGAGCGACTAGGGTTATCGGCTAGAGCATATGATCGTATCCTAAAAGTAAGTCGCACCATAGCCGACCTAGCAGGAAAAGATGACATTCAAATTGAGCATTTAGCGGAAGCTATCCAGTACCGTAGCTTAGACAGAGAAGGATGGGCAGGGTAA
- a CDS encoding Crp/Fnr family transcriptional regulator → MFEQVLKSIEKFGSFSELEQKMLCDVMAKRTVRKGEFLLRQGDISRTTYFINQGSIRHFRDIDGFNELTVNLFTEGDWVLDHKSFTSQKPSKNHIQAFEDCELIEFGMDAMHELISKSPSFFRLGKILDSPRSLDDLKLLSPEEKYAQLLTTAPQLLQKFPLKHIASYLHMTPETLSRVRAKY, encoded by the coding sequence ATGTTTGAGCAAGTCCTTAAATCGATCGAAAAATTTGGCAGTTTCAGTGAACTGGAACAAAAAATGCTCTGCGATGTGATGGCTAAAAGGACAGTCCGCAAAGGCGAATTCCTATTGAGGCAAGGTGATATAAGTCGAACTACATACTTTATAAATCAAGGCAGCATAAGACACTTTAGAGACATTGATGGATTCAATGAACTGACAGTCAATCTCTTTACAGAAGGGGACTGGGTGCTGGATCATAAGAGTTTTACCAGCCAGAAACCTTCTAAAAACCATATTCAGGCGTTTGAAGATTGTGAATTGATTGAATTCGGTATGGATGCCATGCATGAACTGATCTCAAAGTCTCCTTCATTTTTCAGACTAGGTAAAATATTAGACTCTCCTCGCAGCCTCGACGACCTAAAGCTGCTATCGCCAGAGGAAAAGTATGCGCAACTATTGACTACAGCGCCGCAATTGCTGCAAAAATTCCCACTTAAACATATTGCGTCTTACTTGCACATGACACCTGAAACATTGAGCCGAGTTAGGGCTAAATACTAG